In candidate division KSB1 bacterium, the DNA window CTGGCCGACCCTTCGGAAGCCGTTGCCACGGTCATGGATCATCATTTTGTGGCGCTTGCCGCCCATGACGATCAGGAGGTTGCCGCCCGGCTCATGCAAAAATACGATCGCGTGGCGCTGCCGGTTACGGACTCCGACGGCGTTTTGCTCGGCATCGTGACGGTCGACGACATTCTCGACGTGGTGCAGGCGGAGGCGACGGAAGACATCCACAAAATGGCCGCCGTCGAAACCCTCGACGAGCCGTACATGCAAATCGGTTTTTTCCGGATGGTGAAAAAGCGCGCGGGCTGGCTTTCGGCTTTGTTTCTCGGCGAGACGCTGACTGCAACGGCGATGGGATATTTTGAAAGTGAAATCGAGCGCGCGGTGGTGCTGGCGCTGTTCATCCCGTTGATCATCAGCAGCGGCGGCAACTCCGGCTCGCAGGCCGCCTCGCTGGTGATTCGCGCCATGGCCCTGGAAGAAATCCGCCTGCGCGATTGGTGGCGCGTGATGCGCAGAGAAATTTGCGCGGGTGTCACGCTCGGCGCCATTCTGGGCACGATTGCGCTGGCGCGAATACTCCTGTGGCCGAATCGTGAAACCCTTTATGGCGAGCACTACTTCCTCGTCGGATTGACGGTGGCCTGCAGCTTGATTGGAATCGTGCTGTGGGGCACATTGACCGGCTCCATGCTGCCGTTTATCATGCGGCGATTGGGATTCGATCCGGCCGCTTCCTCTGCGCCCTTTGTCGCCACTTTGGTCGACGTGACCGGACTCATCATCTATTTCTCGGTCGCGTT includes these proteins:
- the mgtE gene encoding magnesium transporter, which produces MLKELLGPDIQQAIQGKDYNGLKDGISDWEAPEIADLLMSLPPDHQPILFRLLPRQRAAEVFAYLATEDQERLLQSLTTENVRALLDELAPDDRTMLFGELPARVTQQLLNLLSPEELKKARQLLGYPEESVGRLMTPEYVAIRPEWTIGRALEHIRQYGKDAETVNIIYVVDQHGKLIDDIRLRKLILADPSEAVATVMDHHFVALAAHDDQEVAARLMQKYDRVALPVTDSDGVLLGIVTVDDILDVVQAEATEDIHKMAAVETLDEPYMQIGFFRMVKKRAGWLSALFLGETLTATAMGYFESEIERAVVLALFIPLIISSGGNSGSQAASLVIRAMALEEIRLRDWWRVMRREICAGVTLGAILGTIALARILLWPNRETLYGEHYFLVGLTVACSLIGIVLWGTLTGSMLPFIMRRLGFDPAASSAPFVATLVDVTGLIIYFSVALVILSGTLL